A genomic window from Salvia miltiorrhiza cultivar Shanhuang (shh) chromosome 5, IMPLAD_Smil_shh, whole genome shotgun sequence includes:
- the LOC131024903 gene encoding E4 SUMO-protein ligase PIAL2 isoform X1 codes for MAGTTAASATGLSSGVQNTSLNPTQLNNFRISAVIDRLLIHLYNNSKNHTEFENLCLSLASFISGDLFPKSHGGDSTALQDICIAISRGIDHAISNFETPNRSHELPSLIKQVCQMKNDNTAMQAALMVLMISIKSACQNGWFSDQDSEELSNLAKKVASNFCSASNFTAEPNPSHPVISAVMSRYYPRLRMGHIFVFLEVKPGFDAYVSDFQITKKKCSPGDKIRLLVVQTDNIETSSCLVTPAKVNFLLDGKGVERRTNLNMDTGPQVPTVVTSLLKYGSNLLQAVGEFNGNYIIIVAFMSEVPNPDSNTLQNCEQHAPATVDADSEVIEGSSRISLNCPISFMRIKTPVKGLSCKHIQCFDFDDYVDMNSRRPSWRCPHCNQHVCFSDIRIDQKMVKILKEVGPNVSDIIFSSDGSWNAVMESDETTEKPEDNTSNSGRDESPQPGDILDLTLTDDPMDVFDASGIVDRKQSLMANAQTTSINPHLANTSDANQSSTHIESDFWAGIYMSTLESFTPTNREVGAFHHNAVATPSAPQTGAPLPQYQLYQVGNSPVISDYGMPSAVPRHITRTASAVQALPAQTPAAPILQRSSSANAASSPCTPNGLSAASQASHAAPNLTTNRASPHQVPPNAYSSLLLPQHTSIQQNSSFPSARPPQQSTGFLDPNQVPNMYRVSNEHQSSTQPTNFRSSRPPSQSPGVIQSMQSLTNLMRPQSHAGVSTQQAHLIASANRAAQMSVGSSRAVPSYPWNSGAQNTPIPTGDQRVTNRATPPPQPVTIVESSADQNWRPTSRMRGALTGQDYEEAFNRLITQPTQQAQAARPISSPTPRPNNVRPNL; via the exons ATGGCCGGAACAACAGCGGCGTCGGCGACTGGGTTGAGCTCCGGCGTCCAGAACACCAGCTTGAACCCGACGCAGTTAAATAACTTCCGAATTTCCGCCGTCATCGATCGTTTGTTGATTCACTTATACAACAACAGTAAAAACCACACCGAGTTCGAAAATCTCTGCCTCTCGCTTGCCAG TTTCATTTCAGGTGATTTATTTCCAAAAAGTCACGGAGGTGATTCTACTGCACTTCAAGATATTTGCATTGCAATTTCCAG AGGTATTGATCATGCCATTTCAAATTTTGAGACTCCAAACAGATCGCATGAGTTACCTTCTCTAATAAAGCAG GTGTGCCAAATGAAAAATGATAATACCGCAATGCAAGCAGCTCTTATGGTCCTGATGATTTCTATTAAG AGTGCTTGTCAGAATGGGTGGTTTTCTGATCAAGACTCTGAAGAGCTCAGCAATCTGGCAAAAAAG GTTGCAAGCAATTTTTGTAGTGCATCAAATTTCACCGCCGAGCCAAACCCTTCTCACCCAGTTATCTCAGCAGTTATGTCAAG ATACTATCCGAGATTGAGAATGGGTCATATCTTTGTTTTTCTTGAAGTAAAG CCTGGATTTGATGCTTATGTGAGCGACTTCCAGATAACAAAGAAAAAGTGCTCTCCAGGAGATAAGATA AGGTTGTTAGTTGTCCAAACGGATAATATCGAGACATCTTCCTGCCTTGTTACTCCTGCCAAAGTAAA CTTTCTCTTGGACGGAAAGGGAGTAGAAAGGAGGACCAATCTTAATATG GATACGGGCCCGCAAGTTCCAACAGTTGTGACATCTTTGCTAAAGTATGGTTCTAATCTCCTTCAAGCCGTGGGTGAATTTAATG gaaattatataataatagttGCATTCATGAGTGAAGTGCCAAACCCTGATAGTAACACCCTCCAGAACTGCGAGCAGCATGCTCCTGCAACTGTGGATGCAG ATTCTGAGGTTATTGAAGGGTCATCACGGATATCACTGAATTGTCCTATTAG CTTCATGCGTATTAAAACTCCAGTCAAAGGGCTTTCATGCAAGCATATTCAG tgttttgattttgatgacTATGTGGACATGAACTCAAGAAGACCGTCGTGGCGCTGCCCCCACTGTAATCAGCACGTGTGCTTCTCTGATATACGCATTGATCAAAAAATGGTTAAG ATCTTGAAAGAGGTTGGGCCCAATGTCTCCGACATAATTTTCTCCTCAGATGGGTCATGGAATGCTGTGATGGAAAGTGATGAAACAACAGAGAAGCCAGAGGATAATACCTCAAATTCAGGACGGGACGAGTCTCCACAACCTGGAGATATACTAGATCTGACTCTGACTGATGATCCAATGGATGTTTTTGATGCTTCTGGAATTGTAGACAGAAAACAATCTTTAATGGCTAATGCTCAGACTACATCAATCAACCCTCATCTAGCCAACACAAGTGATGCCAATCAGAGCAGTACCCACATTGAGAGTGACTTCTGGGCTGGGATTTATATGTCAACTCTTGAGTCCTTTACTCCTACGAATAGAGAAGTTGGGGCTTTCCATCATAATGCTGTTGCTACACCTTCTGCACCACAGACTGGAGCTCCTTTGCCGCAATATCAGCTGTATCAAGTTGGGAATTCCCCAGTTATTAGCGACTATGGTATGCCCTCAGCAGTTCCCAGGCATATAACTAGAACAGCTAGTGCAGTTCAGGCTCTTCCTGCTCAGACCCCTGCTGCTCCCATCCTGCAGCGGAGTTCTTCGGCAAATGCTGCGAGCAGCCCCTGCACACCAAATGGTCTTTCAGCTGCTTCACAAGCCTCACATGCTGCGCCTAACTTGACAACAAATCGTGCCAGTCCACATCAGGTGCCACCAAACGCATATTCATCTCTATTGTTGCCCCAGCATACCAGCATACAG CAAAATAGTTCATTCCCCTCTGCTCGACCACCTCAGCAAAGTACTGGTTTCCTGGACCCAAATCAGGTGCCAAATATGTATAGAGTCTCAAATGAACACCAAAGCTCTACTCAGCCGACAAATTTCAGGAGCTCTCGACCACCAAGTCAATCTCCAGGTGTGATCCAGTCCATGCAATCTTTAACCAACTTAATGCGTCCCCAAAGTCATGCAGGTGTATCTACTCAACAAGCTCATTTGATTGCATCGGCAAATAGAGCTGCCCAGATGTCTGTTGGCTCATCCAGAGCTGTCCCTTCGTATCCATGGAATTCTGGTGCACAGAATACGCCAATTCCGACAGGAGACCAAAGGGTCACCAACAGGGCTACACCTCCACCACAACCAGTCACAATTGTTGAGAGTTCTGCAGATCAGAACTGGCGGCCTACTTCTCGGATGCGTGGAGCATTAACGGGGCAGGATTACGAGGAGGCCTTCAACAGGTTGATTACACAGCCCACTCAGCAAGCTCAAGCTGCTCGACCAATCTCAAGCCCCACGCCTCGTCCGAACAATGTCCGGCCAAATCTGTAG
- the LOC131024903 gene encoding E4 SUMO-protein ligase PIAL2 isoform X2: MAGTTAASATGLSSGVQNTSLNPTQLNNFRISAVIDRLLIHLYNNSKNHTEFENLCLSLARGIDHAISNFETPNRSHELPSLIKQVCQMKNDNTAMQAALMVLMISIKSACQNGWFSDQDSEELSNLAKKVASNFCSASNFTAEPNPSHPVISAVMSRYYPRLRMGHIFVFLEVKPGFDAYVSDFQITKKKCSPGDKIRLLVVQTDNIETSSCLVTPAKVNFLLDGKGVERRTNLNMDTGPQVPTVVTSLLKYGSNLLQAVGEFNGNYIIIVAFMSEVPNPDSNTLQNCEQHAPATVDADSEVIEGSSRISLNCPISFMRIKTPVKGLSCKHIQCFDFDDYVDMNSRRPSWRCPHCNQHVCFSDIRIDQKMVKILKEVGPNVSDIIFSSDGSWNAVMESDETTEKPEDNTSNSGRDESPQPGDILDLTLTDDPMDVFDASGIVDRKQSLMANAQTTSINPHLANTSDANQSSTHIESDFWAGIYMSTLESFTPTNREVGAFHHNAVATPSAPQTGAPLPQYQLYQVGNSPVISDYGMPSAVPRHITRTASAVQALPAQTPAAPILQRSSSANAASSPCTPNGLSAASQASHAAPNLTTNRASPHQVPPNAYSSLLLPQHTSIQQNSSFPSARPPQQSTGFLDPNQVPNMYRVSNEHQSSTQPTNFRSSRPPSQSPGVIQSMQSLTNLMRPQSHAGVSTQQAHLIASANRAAQMSVGSSRAVPSYPWNSGAQNTPIPTGDQRVTNRATPPPQPVTIVESSADQNWRPTSRMRGALTGQDYEEAFNRLITQPTQQAQAARPISSPTPRPNNVRPNL, encoded by the exons ATGGCCGGAACAACAGCGGCGTCGGCGACTGGGTTGAGCTCCGGCGTCCAGAACACCAGCTTGAACCCGACGCAGTTAAATAACTTCCGAATTTCCGCCGTCATCGATCGTTTGTTGATTCACTTATACAACAACAGTAAAAACCACACCGAGTTCGAAAATCTCTGCCTCTCGCTTGCCAG AGGTATTGATCATGCCATTTCAAATTTTGAGACTCCAAACAGATCGCATGAGTTACCTTCTCTAATAAAGCAG GTGTGCCAAATGAAAAATGATAATACCGCAATGCAAGCAGCTCTTATGGTCCTGATGATTTCTATTAAG AGTGCTTGTCAGAATGGGTGGTTTTCTGATCAAGACTCTGAAGAGCTCAGCAATCTGGCAAAAAAG GTTGCAAGCAATTTTTGTAGTGCATCAAATTTCACCGCCGAGCCAAACCCTTCTCACCCAGTTATCTCAGCAGTTATGTCAAG ATACTATCCGAGATTGAGAATGGGTCATATCTTTGTTTTTCTTGAAGTAAAG CCTGGATTTGATGCTTATGTGAGCGACTTCCAGATAACAAAGAAAAAGTGCTCTCCAGGAGATAAGATA AGGTTGTTAGTTGTCCAAACGGATAATATCGAGACATCTTCCTGCCTTGTTACTCCTGCCAAAGTAAA CTTTCTCTTGGACGGAAAGGGAGTAGAAAGGAGGACCAATCTTAATATG GATACGGGCCCGCAAGTTCCAACAGTTGTGACATCTTTGCTAAAGTATGGTTCTAATCTCCTTCAAGCCGTGGGTGAATTTAATG gaaattatataataatagttGCATTCATGAGTGAAGTGCCAAACCCTGATAGTAACACCCTCCAGAACTGCGAGCAGCATGCTCCTGCAACTGTGGATGCAG ATTCTGAGGTTATTGAAGGGTCATCACGGATATCACTGAATTGTCCTATTAG CTTCATGCGTATTAAAACTCCAGTCAAAGGGCTTTCATGCAAGCATATTCAG tgttttgattttgatgacTATGTGGACATGAACTCAAGAAGACCGTCGTGGCGCTGCCCCCACTGTAATCAGCACGTGTGCTTCTCTGATATACGCATTGATCAAAAAATGGTTAAG ATCTTGAAAGAGGTTGGGCCCAATGTCTCCGACATAATTTTCTCCTCAGATGGGTCATGGAATGCTGTGATGGAAAGTGATGAAACAACAGAGAAGCCAGAGGATAATACCTCAAATTCAGGACGGGACGAGTCTCCACAACCTGGAGATATACTAGATCTGACTCTGACTGATGATCCAATGGATGTTTTTGATGCTTCTGGAATTGTAGACAGAAAACAATCTTTAATGGCTAATGCTCAGACTACATCAATCAACCCTCATCTAGCCAACACAAGTGATGCCAATCAGAGCAGTACCCACATTGAGAGTGACTTCTGGGCTGGGATTTATATGTCAACTCTTGAGTCCTTTACTCCTACGAATAGAGAAGTTGGGGCTTTCCATCATAATGCTGTTGCTACACCTTCTGCACCACAGACTGGAGCTCCTTTGCCGCAATATCAGCTGTATCAAGTTGGGAATTCCCCAGTTATTAGCGACTATGGTATGCCCTCAGCAGTTCCCAGGCATATAACTAGAACAGCTAGTGCAGTTCAGGCTCTTCCTGCTCAGACCCCTGCTGCTCCCATCCTGCAGCGGAGTTCTTCGGCAAATGCTGCGAGCAGCCCCTGCACACCAAATGGTCTTTCAGCTGCTTCACAAGCCTCACATGCTGCGCCTAACTTGACAACAAATCGTGCCAGTCCACATCAGGTGCCACCAAACGCATATTCATCTCTATTGTTGCCCCAGCATACCAGCATACAG CAAAATAGTTCATTCCCCTCTGCTCGACCACCTCAGCAAAGTACTGGTTTCCTGGACCCAAATCAGGTGCCAAATATGTATAGAGTCTCAAATGAACACCAAAGCTCTACTCAGCCGACAAATTTCAGGAGCTCTCGACCACCAAGTCAATCTCCAGGTGTGATCCAGTCCATGCAATCTTTAACCAACTTAATGCGTCCCCAAAGTCATGCAGGTGTATCTACTCAACAAGCTCATTTGATTGCATCGGCAAATAGAGCTGCCCAGATGTCTGTTGGCTCATCCAGAGCTGTCCCTTCGTATCCATGGAATTCTGGTGCACAGAATACGCCAATTCCGACAGGAGACCAAAGGGTCACCAACAGGGCTACACCTCCACCACAACCAGTCACAATTGTTGAGAGTTCTGCAGATCAGAACTGGCGGCCTACTTCTCGGATGCGTGGAGCATTAACGGGGCAGGATTACGAGGAGGCCTTCAACAGGTTGATTACACAGCCCACTCAGCAAGCTCAAGCTGCTCGACCAATCTCAAGCCCCACGCCTCGTCCGAACAATGTCCGGCCAAATCTGTAG